A single window of Sphaerodactylus townsendi isolate TG3544 linkage group LG03, MPM_Stown_v2.3, whole genome shotgun sequence DNA harbors:
- the CHAD gene encoding chondroadherin yields MDMDRSGFLIKLSGLLLCLLPILQACPQNCHCHGGDLQHVICDNVGLKKIPKVAEQTRLLNLQRNNFPVLPTNGFREMKSLVSLHLQHSHIKEISSGAFRGLKQLVYLYLSNNDISIIKPGAFDDLTELTYLYLDHNKISELPKGVLSPLINLFILQLGSNKLRELRAGAFHGAKDLRWLYLSNNSITSIQPGALDDVENLAIFHLDKNQLSSYPLGAMSKLRVVEDLKLSHNPMKVIPDFAFQSFGRYIETLSLENMNLEKFSDKAFAGVTTLKTVHIENNKLHNLPGNFPFGSLETLTLSNNPWHCSCQLAPLRRWLESTRSRPDAACASPSAARGNQIRDAAALRSCRLPSKRSKKGSRH; encoded by the exons ATGGACATGGACCGTTCTGGCTTCTTAATCAAGCTCTCTGGCTTACTGCTGTGCCTCCTGCCCATTCTCCAGGCATGTCCCCAAAACTGTCACTGCCATGGAGGAGACCTCCAGCATGTCATCTGTGATAATGTTGGATTGAAAAAGATTCCTAAGGTGGCTGAGCAGACAAGGCTCCTCAACCTGCAAAGGAACAACTTCCCTGTCCTGCCAACCAATGGCTTTAGGGAGATGAAAAGCCTGGTCTCCCTCCATCTCCAACATTCCCACATCAAGGAGATCTCCAGTGGAGCCTTCCGGGGCCTGAAGCAACTGGTTTACCTTTATTTGTCCAACAATGATATCAGCATCATAAAACCAGGAGCCTTTGATGACCTGACAGAACTCACCTACCTCTACCTAGACCACAACAAGATCTCTGAACTGCCCAAGGGGGTCCTCTCCCCACTGATTAACCTTTTCATCCTGCAGCTGGGGAGCAACAAGCTCCGAGAGTTGAGAGCAGGAGCCTTCCATGGTGCCAAGGACCTTCGCTGGCTCTATCTCTCCAATAATTCCATCACCTCAATCCAGCCTGGGGCTCTGGATGATGTAGAAAACCTAGCCATCTTCCACCTGGATAAGAACCAACTGAGCAGCTACCCACTGGGGGCAATGAGCAAGCTGAGAGTGGTGGAGGACCTGAAGCTGTCACACAACCCCATGAAGGTCATCCCAGATTTTGCCTTTCAGTCCTTTGGGCGCTATATAGAgacactcagcctggaaaacatGAACCTTGAAAAG TTTTCAGATAAAGCATTTGCTGGTGTAACCACACTGAAGACTGTTCACATTGAGAACAATAAACTTCACAATCTTCCTGGTAACTTCCCATTCGGCAGTCTGGAGACATTGACCTTGTCTAACAATCCATGGCATTGTTCCTGTCAGCTAGCACCCCTGCGCAG GTGGCTGGAATCCACGCGCTCACGCCCTGATGCAGCTTGTGCATCACCTTCTGCAGCTCGAGGAAATCAGATCAGAGACGCTGCTGCACTCCGCAGCTGCAGGCTCCCCAGTAAGAGATCCAAGAAGGGAAGCCGCCATTAA